The following are encoded together in the Lathyrus oleraceus cultivar Zhongwan6 chromosome 3, CAAS_Psat_ZW6_1.0, whole genome shotgun sequence genome:
- the LOC127131427 gene encoding uncharacterized protein LOC127131427 produces MDATEQMQIFVNGLKMKTKQLIDTTVGGSTNFTTATRIKKIIGAIAPNEHLELYDRSVSQPKGIIDLKLANQVVKMEDQITAEVERKLKKMDLNTQTVEQVQPIQAVPREADWEIAIEKMAAQSSQFQEETRSNLRNTGSSIKNMEMQMSQISQQLAGSQASSALPSATVTNPREHNNVSAVVVPKLVVKEKVSEPKSVVKLPFPTRNKKKAQHEKNFDKFLEMFKKLEINIPFLEALEQMPSYAKFMKDIISKKRSIDTDPIVLTETCSAILQGMKIPVKKKDRGSVTIPCIIGDRSFKKALIDMGASVSLMPLSIYKRLGIGKVQDTKMTLQFADHSVKRPYGVVEDVLVKIAKFVFSVDFVILEMPKDEKIPLILGRPFLETGRCLIDIEEGTMTLKVYDEELKIDV; encoded by the exons aTGGATGCAACTGAACAGATGCAAATATTTGTGAATGGCCTTAAAATGAAAACTAAGCAACTCATAGACACGACTgtcggtggctcaacaaattttaCAACAGCCACTAGAATAAAGAAAATCATCGGAGCCATTGCACCAAATGAGCATCTGGAGCTATATGACCGCAGTGTAAGTCAACCTAAAGGTATCATTGATCTCAAGCTAGCAAATCAAgttgtgaagatggaagatcaaataacaGCTGAAGTAGAGAGAAAACTCAAGAAAATGGATCTTAACACTCAAACGGTGGAACAAGTTCAACCAATTCAAGCG GTACCAAGAGAAGCGGAttgggaaattgccattgaaaaaatgGCGGCTCAAAGTTCCCAATTTCAAGAGGAGACTAGAAGCAATCTAAGAAACACGGGTTCTTCAATAAAAAATATGGAAATGCAAATGAGTCAGATTTCTCAACAACTCGCGGGTTCTCAAGCATCGAGTGCATTACCGAGTGCTACAGTTACAAATCcaagagagcataataatgtgagtgcT GTGGTGGTGCCTAAACTGGTGGTTAAAGAAAAAGTTAGTGAACCAAAGTCTGTTGTCAAACTCCCTTTCCccacaagaaataagaagaaagcGCAACATGAGAAGAACTTCGACAAATTCTTAGAGATGTTCAAAAAGCTTGAGATTAACATTCCGTTCTTGGaggcacttgaacaaatgccCTCTTATGCCAAATTTATGAAGGATATTATTTCAAAGAAGAGGAGCATCGATACTGACCCGATTGTACTAACCGAAACTTGTAGTGCaattttgcagggtatgaagattccggtgaagaagaaagatcgagGCTCGGTAACTATCCCTTGCATTATTGGGGATAGATCTTTCAAAAAGGCCCTTATAGACATGGGGGCAAGTGTGAGTCTCATGccgttatccatttacaagaggTTGGGGATCGGAAAAGTGCAAGATACCAaaatgacacttcaatttgctgaccactctgTGAAAAGACCCTATGGAGTagtggaagatgttcttgtgaaGATTGCTAAGTTTGTATTTTCTGTGGACTTTGTCATCTTGGAAATGCCGAAAGATGAAAAGATACCGCTCATTCTTGGTAGACCCTTTTTGGAGACAGGAAGATGTTTGATAGATATAGAAGAAGGCACCATGACTCTAAAAGTTTAcgatgaagagttaaaaattgatgtGTGA